Within the Pseudomonas mendocina genome, the region TACGCCGGCCCACAGCCAGAACGCCTGATGCTGGCTGGCGTCGACGCGCGCGGCCTGCACTGGCAGGCCGGCTGCCAGCAGGAGCAGGCCTACCAGTAGTACTTGAGTCGCTGTGCCCACTGGGTGTCCGCGTAGCTACGCTTGAGGGTCTGGAACCACTGCTTGCGCTGATCCTTGCTGATGTCCTGGCGGTCACAGCTGTTGTAGCCGCTGGGGGCGTAGCAGTTGATTGCGCGGAACAGGGCGTAGGCCTTGTCTTCGCGGCTGACCTGCGGCGTGGCCAGCAGTCTCTGGTAGCCGGCCAGGCGGGAAAAGGAGCTGCCCTGGAACAGGCTCGGCGCACTGCCCAGCTCGCCGACGGCCGGTGGGCGGTTCAACCAGTGCTCGTCGAGGCCATGGACGCGGATGAAGTCGCCCAGGCACAGCGTGCCCTGCGCGTCCTCGGCATTGGCGGCGAGGCGCTCGGCAATATTGGTCAGGCTCGGGCATGCATAGCCGGCATCGCTGTCGCCGCTCCAGGCAAATACGCCTGGATCGAGACGCTGCCCAGGCTGTGCGGGCTTGGACGGGAATTGCGCGAAATCGCTGAGAAAGTCGGCGTAGCGGCCGTAATCCAGGTCACGGTAGAGCAGGGTATACAGCGCAGTTGCGCGCTCGCTTGCAGGCGCCTGTGCGTCACCAGCTTGCTGGCGCAGCAGCTCGGGGCCGGCGCCATAGGCCAGCAGGCGTTCGCGGATCGGCGCGGTGGTGATCGGCGAATCGGCGGCGAACACTTTCTCCAGTTCGCCACTACGCTCGTAGTTCAAGGCCAGTGCCAATTGCAGTTGGGCCTGCTGCAGCGGGTCTTGGCTGCGTGCCAGTAGCGCCTGCCAGTGCTGCAGTGCCTTGGTCGTCTCGCCCTTGGCTTCCAATGCCAGGCCGCGCAGCGTTTCCTGGCTGAAGGCGAGAGCGTTCAGTGGCCCAGCACCGGTATCCGGCAGGGCGGCGAGAGTCTGCTCGGCATCGTCGCCGCGGTAGAAGTGCCAGGCAGCGACCAGGTAGGCGTGCAAGCCGGGCTGGCTGGCGAAGCGCGGTTGCTGCGCCTGCAGTTGTTCGAGGGAGAGACGCGGCTCGCTATTGGCGCCGGGGTCGCGCAGCTGGATCAGGTCGACCATGGCCAGCAGCAGCGGGTCATCGATGGCATCCGGGGCGAGGCTGGGCAACAGCTTGCCGTCCAGTTCCTCGATCAGCGCAGGCATGTCGATCTGCTGCGCGCCACGCTCGAATTGCCGGGCAAAGGCCTCGGCGAATCGCCGGGTGTCACCGGCAAGCCAGTACACGCGGCGCTGCAGGCCGCGCGCCGAGTCGCTGTAGAGCCCCTGTGGATAGTTATTCAGATACTGTTCGAAGGCCTTCGCGCTGGCGTCGAGGTTGGTTTTATCGACCTGCTCGGGGCTGAAGAAACCGTACTCATCGAAGGCATTGAGCTGCGCCTGGTTCAGCGCGACACGGCCGAGCAGGTACTGGGCGGTTTCGCTCAGCCAGGGCTGCTCGCTGTGTGCGAGTTCGGCGAAACGTTCACGCGCCTGATCGAAGTCGCCGCGATAGAACGCGTCGGCGCCGCGCAGGTAGTCCCGGAAGGCCTGGGCGGCGGGCGACTGCAGTTGCTCCGCCTGCGGCAGGATGTCCTGCGTTTGCGGATCGCCCTCGCCGCACAGGCTTAGCAGGCTGCGCCGCGAACGGGCCAGCGCCTGTGCCTCGCTCGAGGCCAGCTCAGACGTGGCGCTGAGCGCATCGACGAAGCCGCGCATGGCCTGCAGGTCATTGCTGCGGCAGCGGTTGCCCTCGCCTTCGGCGAAATGGTGCACGGCGAAAGCACCTGCGTCGCTGTCGATGCCCAGGCGCTGCAGGGCCTGGGTCAGGTACGCCACGTCCGGATCGGCAGTTTGCTCGTCCCTCTCGGCTGCTTCGCTACCAGCGCGGCTCGGGTCGAGCATGCCGAGGCTGAAGGGCACCAGGCCGTAGCCGTATTCGTAGCCTTCGAGTGCCAGCGGTTCGCGCGTCAGCTTCAGGTGCCCGGCGTCGTCTAGCAGCAGTTGCAGGTTGACGCGGCTGTCGTTGCCGGGGCTGAGGAAGGCCAGGTTGTTGCACCCCGAAAGCTGGTCGGAAATCAGCTTCCAGCTCGGTGTGCAGGTCATGTCCGAGCTGGCCAGTACCGCGGGCGCGTGCAGGCCAGCGAGCAAGGCGAAGGGGAAGAGGCGCTTGATTGTCATAGGGCTCATCCTTGAGCGCGGGAGCCGTTGGGCGGCTCCCTGCCCGTCAACGTTTGAGGTCGAGGTTGTTCCAGATGGCCAGGCTGGGGCCGGCCAGGTTCATGCTGTAGAAGTGCAGGCCCGGCGCGCCGCCTTGCAGCAGGCGTTCGCACATCTCGGTAATCACCTGCTCGCCGAAGGCGCGAATGCTGTCGCTGTCGTCGCCGTAGGCTTCCAGCTGCTTGCGCACCCAGCGCGGGATCTCGGCACCGCAGGCGTCGGAGAAACGCGCCAGCTTGCTGTAGTTGGTGATCGGCATGATGCCCGGCACCACCGGTATATCCACACCCAGCTTGCGCACGCGCTCGACGAAGTAGAAGTAGCTGTCGGCGTTGAAGAAGTACTGGGTGATGGCGCTGTCGGCACCGGCCTTGGCCTTGCGCACGAAGTTGGCGATGTCGCTCTCGAAGTTGCGTGCCTGCGGATGCATCTCCGGGTAGGCGGCTACCTCGATGTGGAAGTGATCACCGGTTTCGCTGCGGATGAACTCGACCAGCTCGTTGGCGTAGCGCAGCTCGCCGCTCGCCATGCCCATGCCCGAAGGCAGGTCGCCGCGAAGGGCGACGATGCGCTTGATGCCGGCATTCTTGTACAGGTTCAGCAGTTCGCGCAGCTCGGCCTTGCTGTCGCCGACGCAGGACAGGTGCGGTGCGGTGGGCACCTTCACTTCGCCATCGAGTTGCAGCACGGTGTTGAGGGTGCGGTCACGGGTCGAACCGCCAGCGCCATAGGTGCAGGAGAAGAAATCGGGCTTGTAGGTTGCCAGCTGGCGCGCCACGTCCATCAGTTTTTCATGCCCGGCTTCGGTCTTGGTGGGGAAGAACTCGAAGCTGTAGCGGCGTTCTTGAGACATAACAAAATTCCGTAGAGTGGACTGGCCGAAGGTCCAGCCCACCGGGGTTCTTGGCAGGCAGGCCGCGAGGCGGTCTGCCTGCCCTACGCATCAGTAGCGGTAGGTGTCGGGCTTGAACGGGCCTTCGACATTGACGCCGATGTACTCGGCCTGCTGCTTGGTCAGCTGGGTGACCACGCCACCGAAGCCCTTGACCATTTCCAGGGCGACTTCCTCGTCCAGCTTCTTGGGTAGCACTTCGACGGTCAGGCGCTCGGCCTTCTTCTCGGCGGAGAGGTCGGCGAACTTCTGCTCGAACAGGAAGATCTGCGCTAGCACCTGGTTGGCGAAGGAGCCGTCCATGATGCGGCTCGGGTGGCCGGTGGCGTTGCCCAGGTTCACCAGGCGGCCTTCGGCCAGCAGGATCAGGTAGTCGTCGTTGGCCGGATCGAAGCTACCGGCGCCGGTGCGGTGGATCTTGTGCACCTGCGGCTTGACCTCTTCCCACGCCCAGTTCTTGCGCATGAAGGCGGTGTCGATCTCGTTGTCGAAGTGACCGATGTTGCAGACCACGGCGCGCTTCTTCAGGGCCTTGAGCATGCCGGCATCACAGACGTTGGCGTTGCCGGTAGTGGTGACGATCAGGTCGATCTTGCCCAGCAGCGCCTTGTCGATGCAGGCGTCGGTGCCGTCGTTGATGCCGTCGATGTACGGCGAAACCAGCTCGTAGCCGTCCATGCAGGCCTGCATGGCGCAGATCGGGTCGATCTCGGAAACCTTGACGATCATGCCTTCCTGACGCAGGGACGCGGCCGAGCCCTTGCCCACGTCGCCGTAGCCGATGACCAGCGCCTGCTTGCCCGACAGCAGGTGGTCGGTGCCGCGCTTGATGGCGTCGTTGAGGCTGTGGCGGCAGCCGTACTTGTTGTCGTTCTTGCTCTTGGTGACCGCGTCGTTGACGTTGATCGCCGGGACTTTCAGGGTGCCGGCCTTGAGCATGTCGAGCAGGCGGTGCACGCCGGTGGTGGTTTCTTCGGTGATGCCGTGGATGCGCTCGAGCATCTGCGGGTATTTCTTGTGCAGGATCTCGGTCAGGTCACCGCCGTCGTCCAGCACCATGTTGGCGTCCCACGGCTGGCCGTCCTTGAGGATGGTCTGCTCGATGCACCACTCGTACTCCTGCTCGGTTTCGCCCTTCCAGGCGAACACCGGGATGCCGGCGGCGGCGATGGCTGCAGCGGCCTGATCCTGGGTGGAGAAGATGTTGCAGCTCGACCAGCGCACCTCGGCGCCCAGGGCGGTCAGCGTCTCGATCAGTACGCCGGTCTGGATGGTCATGTGGATGCAGCCGAGGATCTTCGCGCCCTTGAGCGGCTGGCTGGCGGCGTATTTGCGGCGCAGGCCCATCAGTGCCGGCATCTCGGATTCGGCGATGGTCAGTTCCTTGCGGCCCCAATCGGCCAGGGAAATATCGGCGACCTTGTAGTCGTTGAAAGCGCTCATTAAAGCTCTCCATTCGTTGTCTGCGAATGGGCGCCGTTGATGCGTTTGGATAACGCCCCGGGCGAGCCTGACAGCCTTTCAGGCTGCTGCAGCGCCCCTCGACCGGGTGGCGGGAGCGACCGGAGCGGTGCCGGTCGCGTTAAACTCGCAGATTATAGCGAGCCAAACGCCCGCGCCCAAGGTTTTCCGTCGCCTGCATGCCGTGTGGTTGGCAGCTGTCGCCGGAGCATTGGCCGGATCGCCGCTCAGATACCCACGTGTGGGTCATGGACCTTGAACTGACGAGCGCACAAGCTGCGTACTTTCTCGAGCAAATTGCGGAGCTTCCATGACCCTCGCCTACTGGTGTGTACTGATCGCCATCCTTCTGCCCTATCTGAGCACAGCCACTGCCAAGTTCCTCGGCCCCGGCTACGGGCCGCGTGCCAACCAGGATCCACGCGCATTCCTGGGCACCCTGGAGGGTTGGCGCAAACGGGCCAATAACGCCCAGCTCAATGGCTTCGAGGTGACGCCTGCGTTCGCTGCTGCGGTGATCATCGCCCACCAGGCTGGTGGCGCCGAGCAGACTCTGCTCGATCAGTTGGCCGTAGCGTTCATCGTCAGTCGCCTGCTGTACTTCGTCTGCTACCTGGCTGATTGGGGGCCGGTACGTTCGCTGGTGTGGTTCGCCGGGATGGGATTGATCGTTGCGCTTTTCGTGGTTTCTGCATAGCCGACCCGTGGTGACTGCAGTGAGTTGAAATGGCGCCGGCTCTGGATGGCTTGCGCTATTTTGGTGCGTTTTCCGTGAGTGATCGGTTTTCCGGGGGGCTGTCGGCTGGCCATGTTCTTGCTAGCCATCGGTCATTGGGCGGGAAGTCCCGCCGACTGCCAGGGAGCCCGCCATGTCCATCACTATCCTCTTCGACCGCATGCTCAGTGCCATCGGCCTGCGTACGCTGAATCAGCAGTTCCTGTTTTCCTATGCACTGATGTTCCTGCTCGCGGTCGTCGCTTCGGTGGCGCTGTACCTGAGCATGTCGGTCTCGCCGGAGACTATCAATGTCGCGGGTGCCCAGCGCATGCTCAGCCAGAAGATGACCAAGGAGGCGCTACTGCTACGCGAGGGCGTACTGCCGGCGGCGACGCTCGAAGCCACCATGACCCAATTCGATGCGGCGCATCGCGATCTGCTCAGCGGCAACCCTGCGCGCAATATCAGCGCCATCGCCGAGCCCAATGTACAGGCGCAGATGAACAAGGTCGGCGGGCTTTGGCAGGGTTTTCGCAGCCAGCTGCAGCGGGTGGTCGCGGGGGATACGGCGGTCGACCTGAAGGCGCTGGAACAGCAGTCGGTCGAGTTGCTGCGCGAGATGAACCAGGCGGTTGGCCTGATGGCCGCGCACGCCGAGGGTAGCCAGCGGCGCCAGATGTGGTTGGC harbors:
- a CDS encoding outer membrane protein assembly factor BamD, with amino-acid sequence MTIKRLFPFALLAGLHAPAVLASSDMTCTPSWKLISDQLSGCNNLAFLSPGNDSRVNLQLLLDDAGHLKLTREPLALEGYEYGYGLVPFSLGMLDPSRAGSEAAERDEQTADPDVAYLTQALQRLGIDSDAGAFAVHHFAEGEGNRCRSNDLQAMRGFVDALSATSELASSEAQALARSRRSLLSLCGEGDPQTQDILPQAEQLQSPAAQAFRDYLRGADAFYRGDFDQARERFAELAHSEQPWLSETAQYLLGRVALNQAQLNAFDEYGFFSPEQVDKTNLDASAKAFEQYLNNYPQGLYSDSARGLQRRVYWLAGDTRRFAEAFARQFERGAQQIDMPALIEELDGKLLPSLAPDAIDDPLLLAMVDLIQLRDPGANSEPRLSLEQLQAQQPRFASQPGLHAYLVAAWHFYRGDDAEQTLAALPDTGAGPLNALAFSQETLRGLALEAKGETTKALQHWQALLARSQDPLQQAQLQLALALNYERSGELEKVFAADSPITTAPIRERLLAYGAGPELLRQQAGDAQAPASERATALYTLLYRDLDYGRYADFLSDFAQFPSKPAQPGQRLDPGVFAWSGDSDAGYACPSLTNIAERLAANAEDAQGTLCLGDFIRVHGLDEHWLNRPPAVGELGSAPSLFQGSSFSRLAGYQRLLATPQVSREDKAYALFRAINCYAPSGYNSCDRQDISKDQRKQWFQTLKRSYADTQWAQRLKYYW
- the metF gene encoding methylenetetrahydrofolate reductase [NAD(P)H]; amino-acid sequence: MSQERRYSFEFFPTKTEAGHEKLMDVARQLATYKPDFFSCTYGAGGSTRDRTLNTVLQLDGEVKVPTAPHLSCVGDSKAELRELLNLYKNAGIKRIVALRGDLPSGMGMASGELRYANELVEFIRSETGDHFHIEVAAYPEMHPQARNFESDIANFVRKAKAGADSAITQYFFNADSYFYFVERVRKLGVDIPVVPGIMPITNYSKLARFSDACGAEIPRWVRKQLEAYGDDSDSIRAFGEQVITEMCERLLQGGAPGLHFYSMNLAGPSLAIWNNLDLKR
- the ahcY gene encoding adenosylhomocysteinase, with the translated sequence MSAFNDYKVADISLADWGRKELTIAESEMPALMGLRRKYAASQPLKGAKILGCIHMTIQTGVLIETLTALGAEVRWSSCNIFSTQDQAAAAIAAAGIPVFAWKGETEQEYEWCIEQTILKDGQPWDANMVLDDGGDLTEILHKKYPQMLERIHGITEETTTGVHRLLDMLKAGTLKVPAINVNDAVTKSKNDNKYGCRHSLNDAIKRGTDHLLSGKQALVIGYGDVGKGSAASLRQEGMIVKVSEIDPICAMQACMDGYELVSPYIDGINDGTDACIDKALLGKIDLIVTTTGNANVCDAGMLKALKKRAVVCNIGHFDNEIDTAFMRKNWAWEEVKPQVHKIHRTGAGSFDPANDDYLILLAEGRLVNLGNATGHPSRIMDGSFANQVLAQIFLFEQKFADLSAEKKAERLTVEVLPKKLDEEVALEMVKGFGGVVTQLTKQQAEYIGVNVEGPFKPDTYRY
- a CDS encoding MAPEG family protein, with the translated sequence MTLAYWCVLIAILLPYLSTATAKFLGPGYGPRANQDPRAFLGTLEGWRKRANNAQLNGFEVTPAFAAAVIIAHQAGGAEQTLLDQLAVAFIVSRLLYFVCYLADWGPVRSLVWFAGMGLIVALFVVSA